One genomic segment of Kiritimatiella glycovorans includes these proteins:
- a CDS encoding MGH1-like glycoside hydrolase domain-containing protein: MASPFSGAHWIWCARNDPHAYNQTVCFRRTFSTRQPEQAVLRITADSAYRLYVNGTWVEDGPARAWPEHYQYDELDVTNLLRDGENRIEVTARYFGVGTMHQIPRQGGLIARIDLTRRGRTESIVTDREWEASPSFGHEPRTPKVGIQMEPVEEYDARLAAVSDFQPAVEQYAATRGPWKDLVPRKTPALTRRPRKPSSFREALRVRRGRPRHCVPVAQLANPGVIESNRNSGTPVILASVLEVRRKTRYDFTSDHWQTVVNGKRLKTGKVTLQPGRHAVVFFSRTLCESGHEKEFPFPFLYPEHARWRAPDPDAPERTWLLAVVADCRIVETDMIWADFCHPEVEQAEKRWAEKSASIATACRNPESLVPALAAHLRDVEDDEIFFGDFTAEFQERDPLGSAARSVDRGGAVCRGGQGRTVLRPPRGADLELCYDMGEETCGYFEFTVKADEGVILDLHAVEYIRDDGVIQHTHANRNGVRYVTKKGVNRFISLKRRAGRYLFLTIRNQHAAVELRRLRVIESTAPVEPVAVFRSDDPQLDRIHAVAERTLKLCMEDTFTDCPLYEQVYWVGDGRNEALYAYATYGDTAVSRNGLELGAESLERFPITGCQIPSSWTVLLPAWSFLWGMQVWEYYAYTGDRRFLKRLWPAVLENLEGAHGYLDEHGLFSAAHWNLLEWAPIDDGHRTVLHNSMLMVGAYDAAIRCAGALNDDRARRRLKRRRNALARAVNAWWDETRNSYPDSVHEDGTPSPKISQHTSMLAIMCDVIPDEHREQALENLLHPPRGMTRIGSPFALQFYYEALEKCGRYEAILKGIREQFGPMIEQGATTLWETFANSTCSPEGFPTRSHCHAWSASPLYFLNRIALGIRPEGVGSRAFTVSPWIGGLEKAQGATATPHGPVRVSWKRRGETLRIRIDAPENIDIRFVPNQSMDGLEVEIDR; this comes from the coding sequence CCGCAGAACCTTCAGTACGCGGCAGCCCGAGCAGGCCGTGCTGCGCATTACGGCCGACAGCGCCTACCGGCTTTACGTCAACGGGACATGGGTTGAGGACGGCCCCGCACGCGCCTGGCCGGAACACTACCAGTACGACGAACTCGACGTGACCAACCTGCTCAGGGACGGAGAAAACAGGATCGAGGTCACGGCACGCTATTTCGGCGTCGGCACGATGCACCAGATCCCGCGGCAGGGCGGCCTGATTGCACGGATCGACCTGACCCGCCGCGGAAGGACCGAATCGATCGTCACCGACCGCGAATGGGAGGCCTCGCCCTCGTTCGGGCACGAACCGCGAACCCCCAAGGTCGGTATCCAGATGGAGCCGGTTGAAGAGTATGATGCGCGCCTGGCCGCAGTATCGGACTTCCAGCCCGCCGTGGAACAGTATGCCGCGACACGCGGTCCGTGGAAGGACCTCGTGCCGCGCAAAACCCCCGCGCTCACGCGCCGGCCGCGCAAACCGTCCTCCTTCCGGGAGGCCCTCCGCGTCCGCCGCGGCCGGCCGCGGCACTGCGTGCCCGTCGCGCAGCTCGCCAACCCCGGCGTCATCGAATCCAACCGCAACTCGGGCACCCCCGTGATCCTCGCCTCCGTGCTCGAGGTCAGACGGAAGACCCGCTACGACTTCACCTCCGACCACTGGCAGACGGTCGTGAACGGAAAACGCCTCAAGACCGGAAAGGTCACGCTCCAGCCCGGCCGACACGCCGTCGTCTTTTTCAGCCGGACGCTCTGCGAATCCGGCCATGAAAAGGAATTCCCCTTTCCGTTCCTGTATCCCGAACACGCCCGCTGGCGCGCCCCCGACCCCGACGCGCCGGAACGGACCTGGCTGCTCGCCGTGGTCGCGGACTGCCGCATCGTGGAGACCGACATGATATGGGCGGATTTCTGTCATCCGGAGGTCGAACAGGCCGAAAAACGGTGGGCGGAAAAGTCCGCTTCCATCGCGACGGCCTGCCGGAATCCCGAATCGCTTGTGCCCGCTCTCGCAGCACACCTGCGCGATGTGGAGGACGACGAAATCTTCTTCGGCGACTTCACCGCCGAATTCCAGGAACGCGATCCTCTCGGTTCCGCCGCGCGCAGCGTGGACCGCGGCGGGGCCGTGTGTCGCGGCGGACAGGGGCGGACGGTGCTCCGGCCGCCCCGCGGCGCCGACCTGGAGCTATGCTACGACATGGGCGAGGAGACCTGCGGATATTTCGAATTCACCGTCAAGGCGGACGAAGGGGTGATCCTCGATCTCCACGCGGTCGAATACATTCGCGACGACGGGGTCATCCAGCATACCCATGCCAACCGGAACGGCGTGCGCTACGTGACGAAGAAGGGCGTGAACCGCTTTATTTCGCTCAAACGCCGCGCCGGGCGCTACCTGTTCCTCACGATCCGGAACCAGCATGCCGCGGTGGAACTGCGCCGGCTGCGCGTCATCGAATCGACCGCCCCCGTCGAACCCGTCGCCGTCTTCCGGTCGGACGACCCGCAGCTCGACCGCATCCACGCGGTCGCCGAACGCACGCTCAAGCTCTGTATGGAGGACACCTTCACCGACTGCCCGCTCTATGAGCAGGTCTACTGGGTCGGCGACGGGCGCAACGAGGCGCTCTACGCCTACGCGACGTACGGGGATACGGCGGTTTCGCGCAACGGGCTGGAGCTCGGCGCGGAGTCGCTGGAACGTTTCCCGATCACCGGCTGCCAGATCCCCTCCTCGTGGACGGTGCTGCTTCCGGCATGGAGCTTCCTGTGGGGCATGCAGGTGTGGGAGTATTACGCCTATACGGGAGATCGCAGGTTCCTGAAACGCCTCTGGCCCGCCGTCCTTGAGAACCTCGAGGGCGCCCACGGGTACCTCGATGAACACGGACTGTTCAGCGCCGCCCACTGGAACCTGCTGGAGTGGGCGCCGATCGATGACGGCCACCGCACGGTGCTGCACAACAGCATGCTGATGGTCGGGGCGTACGACGCGGCCATCCGCTGCGCCGGGGCGTTGAACGACGACCGGGCGCGTCGCCGGCTGAAGCGGCGCCGCAACGCGCTGGCGCGCGCCGTCAACGCCTGGTGGGATGAAACCCGGAACAGCTATCCCGACAGCGTGCATGAAGACGGCACCCCGAGCCCGAAGATCTCCCAACATACCTCCATGCTCGCGATCATGTGCGACGTCATCCCGGACGAACACCGCGAACAGGCGCTCGAGAACCTGCTCCATCCGCCACGGGGCATGACGCGGATCGGTTCGCCCTTCGCACTCCAGTTCTACTACGAGGCGCTTGAAAAATGCGGCCGCTACGAGGCCATCCTCAAAGGCATCCGCGAGCAGTTCGGGCCGATGATTGAACAGGGCGCCACCACGCTGTGGGAGACGTTCGCCAACAGCACCTGCTCTCCCGAAGGATTTCCCACCAGGAGCCACTGCCACGCCTGGTCAGCCAGCCCGCTGTACTTCCTGAACCGGATCGCCCTCGGCATCCGCCCGGAAGGCGTCGGCAGCCGCGCGTTCACCGTCAGTCCCTGGATCGGCGGCCTCGAAAAGGCGCAGGGCGCGACGGCCACCCCGCACGGACCCGTCAGGGTGTCGTGGAAGCGGCGTGGAGAAACCCTGCGCATCCGGATCGATGCCCCGGAAAACATCGATATCCGATTCGTGCCGAATCAGTCGATGGACGGGCTGGAGGTCGAGATCGACCGGTAA
- a CDS encoding sulfatase, whose amino-acid sequence MSRKPNILLIFTDQQRWDTIAAGGNPYVRTPNLDRLAREGVRFDAAYSPCPVCVPARCSMIYGQHPGNTGCFENNFSMPEDGRRSMMSALTGAGYRTHGIGKMHFTPDPHAMRGLESRETQEELVDDASRDDYLCYLRKQGCEYAIEPYGVRGAAYYVPQLSPVPPQHHPTQWVGDRTVKWLEENAGKDRPFFLFSSYIHPHPPFSPPTPWHKIHRGPDMPLPNLPPDMEKLTTYTNRIQNRYKGRDTGRDTALVRLIKAYYWASISFIDAQVGRTLEVLERKGELDDTLIVFTSDHGEFLGDYNCFGKRSFLDPAARVPMLCRYPARFDTGAVCRRPVSLIDLMPTFLAAAGSDAEAMDGVDLAEIASGAGDREWVFGQYQDARAGIYMAVSERWKYIYSAPDDREFLFDRVRDPRETRNRAYNIVCADIVLDARARLQRHLRALPGGEKIVGDDGWIAKEPVELADDPDAGLIVQDPPCFKGRIRIPGYLDSVPEEPESAGADFDPLRD is encoded by the coding sequence ATGAGCAGAAAGCCGAACATCCTGCTGATATTCACGGACCAGCAGCGCTGGGACACGATCGCCGCGGGCGGAAATCCGTATGTGCGGACTCCGAATCTCGATCGGCTGGCGCGGGAGGGGGTGCGCTTCGACGCGGCCTATTCGCCCTGTCCCGTCTGTGTTCCGGCCCGCTGTTCCATGATTTACGGTCAGCATCCGGGAAATACGGGGTGCTTTGAAAACAACTTCTCCATGCCGGAGGACGGGCGGCGCAGCATGATGAGCGCGCTGACCGGCGCCGGTTACCGGACGCACGGGATCGGCAAGATGCATTTTACCCCGGATCCTCATGCGATGCGGGGATTGGAGTCGAGGGAGACGCAGGAGGAGCTGGTCGACGACGCGTCGCGCGACGACTACCTCTGTTATCTCAGGAAACAGGGCTGCGAGTATGCGATTGAGCCGTATGGTGTTCGCGGGGCGGCGTATTACGTGCCGCAGCTTTCGCCGGTGCCGCCGCAGCACCATCCGACGCAGTGGGTCGGCGACCGGACGGTGAAATGGCTCGAGGAGAACGCGGGTAAGGATCGGCCGTTTTTCCTGTTCAGCAGTTATATTCACCCTCACCCGCCGTTCTCGCCGCCGACCCCCTGGCACAAGATTCACCGCGGACCGGACATGCCGCTGCCCAATCTCCCTCCGGACATGGAGAAGCTCACCACGTACACCAACCGCATTCAAAATCGGTACAAGGGCCGTGATACCGGGCGCGACACCGCGCTGGTGCGGCTGATCAAGGCCTATTACTGGGCCTCGATTTCGTTTATCGACGCGCAGGTGGGCCGCACGCTCGAGGTGCTCGAACGGAAAGGCGAGCTGGACGACACGCTGATCGTTTTCACGTCCGACCACGGCGAGTTTCTCGGCGATTACAACTGCTTCGGGAAGCGGAGCTTCCTCGACCCGGCGGCGCGGGTGCCGATGCTATGCCGCTACCCGGCGCGTTTCGACACGGGCGCGGTCTGTCGGCGGCCGGTATCGCTGATCGACCTGATGCCGACGTTTCTCGCCGCGGCGGGCTCGGATGCGGAGGCCATGGACGGGGTGGACCTGGCGGAGATCGCGTCCGGGGCCGGCGACCGCGAATGGGTGTTCGGACAGTATCAGGACGCCCGGGCCGGGATTTACATGGCGGTCAGCGAGCGCTGGAAATACATCTATTCGGCGCCGGACGACAGGGAATTCCTCTTTGACCGCGTGCGGGACCCGCGGGAGACGCGGAACCGCGCATATAATATCGTCTGCGCCGACATCGTGCTCGATGCGCGGGCGCGCCTGCAGCGTCACCTGCGCGCGCTCCCGGGCGGGGAGAAGATCGTCGGCGACGACGGCTGGATCGCGAAGGAACCGGTCGAGCTGGCCGACGACCCCGATGCCGGCCTGATCGTGCAGGACCCCCCCTGCTTCAAAGGCCGCATTCGTATTCCCGGCTACCTGGACTCCGTTCCCGAAGAACCCGAAAGCGCGGGCGCCGACTTCGACCCGCTGCGGGACTGA
- a CDS encoding MiaB/RimO family radical SAM methylthiotransferase, with product MTRTHHDITQPPASAFGGALPFRVRVLGCKVNQCEAEEIRGALSARGLREAGRGESTAVAVLHSCAVTAEAVRKTRQALRRLAKEEPDRLLLSGCAAGEALTGELKPDPVRVPAGPGWRERLETALDGAGLGRVAGGPVRASDPRQIRAFLKIQDGCDLGCAYCIVPSLRGTPRDRPPGEVLAEARELAGRGHREIVVTGISVGLYGRDGGYDLREVLDPLTRMEDVARVRLSSLHPSELTDPLLEFWSRTGKLMPHVHLPLQSGSDAVLAAMGRGYDGAQFRAAVARMRAARENPAITTDVIVGFPGETEADFARTMELCRGTGFSRMHVFPFSVRPGTRAAKMGRRVSPDETARRAARLRALGAELSAAYHAQFEGREVRVLLERTVGESASGLRPADFRGMTERYVPAECRMRGAARGQVATVRVKSSCGEGVTAEEV from the coding sequence ATGACCCGGACACACCACGACATAACTCAGCCGCCCGCGTCTGCCTTCGGCGGCGCCCTCCCGTTTCGTGTGCGCGTGCTCGGATGCAAGGTCAACCAGTGCGAGGCGGAGGAGATCCGCGGGGCGTTGAGCGCACGTGGGCTCAGGGAGGCGGGTCGCGGCGAAAGCACCGCGGTCGCGGTACTGCACTCGTGCGCGGTGACCGCCGAGGCGGTGCGCAAGACGCGCCAGGCCCTTCGCAGGCTGGCGAAAGAGGAGCCGGACAGGCTGCTGCTCTCCGGGTGCGCGGCCGGCGAAGCGCTTACGGGGGAACTGAAACCGGACCCCGTGCGCGTCCCTGCCGGTCCGGGGTGGAGAGAACGGTTGGAGACCGCGCTGGACGGGGCCGGACTGGGGCGTGTCGCCGGCGGGCCCGTGCGCGCCTCCGACCCGCGCCAGATCCGCGCTTTTCTCAAGATCCAGGACGGATGCGATCTCGGCTGCGCGTACTGCATCGTGCCGTCTCTGCGCGGGACGCCGCGCGACCGCCCGCCCGGGGAAGTCCTCGCAGAGGCGCGCGAACTCGCGGGCAGGGGTCATCGGGAGATCGTCGTCACCGGCATCAGCGTGGGGCTTTACGGACGGGACGGAGGATACGACCTGCGGGAGGTGCTCGATCCGCTGACCCGGATGGAGGACGTGGCGCGCGTACGCCTGAGCAGTCTCCACCCCTCTGAACTGACGGACCCGCTGCTCGAGTTCTGGTCGCGGACGGGCAAGCTGATGCCGCACGTGCACCTGCCCCTGCAGTCGGGTTCGGACGCGGTGCTCGCGGCGATGGGACGGGGGTACGACGGCGCGCAATTCCGCGCGGCGGTCGCCCGGATGCGCGCGGCGCGGGAGAATCCTGCGATCACCACGGACGTGATCGTCGGTTTTCCCGGGGAGACGGAGGCGGATTTCGCGCGGACCATGGAACTCTGCCGCGGGACGGGCTTTTCGAGGATGCACGTGTTCCCCTTCTCCGTGCGGCCGGGGACGCGCGCGGCGAAGATGGGTCGCAGGGTATCCCCGGACGAGACCGCGCGGCGGGCCGCTCGTCTGCGGGCGCTGGGGGCTGAACTGTCGGCGGCCTATCACGCGCAGTTCGAGGGCCGGGAGGTCCGCGTCCTGCTGGAACGGACCGTCGGCGAAAGCGCGTCCGGCCTTCGTCCCGCAGACTTCCGCGGAATGACCGAACGTTACGTGCCGGCGGAATGTCGTATGCGGGGAGCCGCGCGTGGACAGGTCGCCACCGTCCGGGTAAAGTCTTCGTGCGGCGAGGGTGTAACGGCGGAGGAGGTCTGA
- the recN gene encoding DNA repair protein RecN, translated as MLNTLRIRNLALVDEADIEFRRGLNVITGETGAGKSLLIGALKLLLGERADRSMIRTGETRASAEAVFQLDDPSAVDALLEDRGLAPCEDGRLIIRRVIRDSGSGQNTVNDGAVTLQVLKSIGDLLVDMHGPHDHQSLLRPEIQREVLDAFGRLDEPLRACREAFRAWRQAKDEREELERRASGDPSQRIDFLSYQLEEVEQANLSEEDEARVREEHTMLANAQEVLQHARTACQALTEGEPCAFDALAAAQRELNALARLVPEAESSRAELEEISARVQELSRAVADRAGGMEAGPERMQWLEERLATYQSLQRKHRADVPALLEMAGQWREELAALERIDEERAEIDRRIEERYSTMMRRGVELHRQRAEAADRLSESITRELAGLGFPHGFFDVAVHESEPGPYGTDTVEFGFAPNPGEEMRPMSAIASSGEISRVMLAVKTVLARHDLIPLLVFDEIDANVGGELAHAVGDRLARVAATHQVLCITHLAQVAACGTTHLAVRKTVRDGRTYTAVAPLDEQARVDEITRMMGGAERSAAAGRHAAELLESARDASR; from the coding sequence ATGCTGAATACCCTGCGCATCCGCAACCTGGCCCTGGTCGACGAGGCGGATATCGAGTTCCGCCGCGGACTCAATGTCATCACGGGAGAAACCGGCGCCGGGAAGTCGCTGTTGATCGGAGCCCTCAAGCTGCTGCTGGGCGAGCGCGCCGACCGCTCGATGATCCGCACCGGCGAGACGCGCGCCTCAGCCGAAGCCGTGTTTCAGCTCGACGACCCGTCCGCCGTGGACGCCCTCCTGGAGGACCGGGGTCTCGCCCCGTGCGAAGACGGCCGGCTGATTATACGCCGCGTCATCCGCGACTCCGGATCGGGGCAGAACACCGTAAACGACGGGGCGGTCACGCTGCAGGTCCTTAAGAGCATCGGCGATCTGCTGGTGGACATGCACGGGCCGCACGACCACCAGTCGCTGCTCCGCCCGGAGATCCAGCGCGAGGTCCTCGACGCCTTCGGGCGGCTCGACGAGCCGCTGCGCGCCTGCCGCGAGGCCTTCCGCGCATGGCGTCAGGCGAAGGATGAGCGGGAGGAACTGGAGCGGCGCGCCTCGGGCGATCCCTCGCAACGGATCGACTTTCTCTCCTACCAGCTCGAAGAGGTCGAGCAGGCGAATCTCTCGGAGGAGGACGAGGCTCGGGTCCGTGAAGAGCACACCATGCTCGCCAACGCACAGGAAGTGCTTCAGCACGCCCGGACCGCCTGCCAGGCCCTGACGGAAGGCGAGCCGTGCGCCTTCGACGCGCTGGCGGCCGCGCAACGCGAGCTCAACGCCCTTGCGCGCCTCGTTCCCGAGGCGGAGTCGTCGCGCGCGGAACTGGAGGAGATTTCCGCCCGGGTCCAGGAACTGAGCCGCGCCGTGGCCGACCGGGCCGGGGGCATGGAGGCCGGGCCGGAGCGGATGCAGTGGCTGGAGGAGCGGCTCGCCACCTACCAGTCGCTGCAGCGCAAACACCGCGCGGACGTCCCCGCCCTGCTCGAGATGGCCGGACAGTGGCGCGAGGAGCTGGCGGCGCTGGAGCGGATCGACGAGGAGCGCGCGGAGATCGACCGGCGGATCGAGGAGCGGTACTCCACCATGATGCGGCGCGGCGTCGAGCTGCACAGGCAGCGCGCCGAGGCCGCCGACCGGCTGTCGGAGTCGATCACCCGCGAACTGGCGGGTTTGGGCTTCCCACACGGTTTTTTTGACGTCGCCGTCCATGAGAGCGAGCCGGGGCCGTACGGGACGGACACGGTCGAATTCGGGTTCGCGCCGAACCCCGGCGAGGAGATGCGGCCGATGAGCGCGATCGCTTCGAGCGGCGAGATCTCACGCGTAATGCTGGCCGTCAAGACGGTGCTGGCGCGTCACGACCTGATACCGCTGCTGGTCTTCGACGAGATCGACGCCAACGTGGGCGGCGAACTGGCTCACGCGGTCGGCGACCGTCTGGCACGCGTGGCCGCGACGCACCAGGTGCTCTGCATCACCCACCTCGCCCAGGTGGCCGCCTGCGGCACGACCCATCTCGCCGTCCGCAAGACCGTCCGCGACGGACGCACTTATACGGCCGTCGCACCGCTCGACGAACAGGCGCGCGTCGACGAGATCACGCGAATGATGGGCGGAGCGGAACGCAGCGCCGCCGCGGGTCGGCACGCCGCCGAACTGCTCGAATCCGCCCGCGACGCCTCCCGCTGA
- a CDS encoding helix-turn-helix domain-containing protein — protein sequence MPDRNKSWFCYLPVTPEAQDWGLYVLDAGYTLIPPHTPYPPHQHPEDHHFRWELGRTLDSYTLVYITRGGGVFDSVRGGEQRISAGDLFILFPGEWHRYRPDAETGWDEHWVEFDGEQARRIMSHTGFTPRKPVIQVGEDDELLRLFLEIAEATETQPYGFEHVIAAKTSQIVACALADLRRGEFADRENEKLIRRARAYLIEHMDTPVDYRELACMLGLSYSAFRRLFKQFTGLPPGRYQRALRIRRAGDMLRRTRLPIGEIAERLGFESIYYFSRVFKKETGRAPSECRE from the coding sequence ATGCCGGATCGCAACAAATCCTGGTTCTGCTATCTGCCGGTGACCCCGGAGGCACAGGACTGGGGATTATATGTGCTCGACGCGGGATACACGCTGATCCCTCCCCATACGCCGTATCCGCCCCACCAGCACCCGGAGGATCACCATTTCAGGTGGGAGCTGGGACGGACCCTGGATTCCTATACGCTCGTCTACATCACCCGCGGGGGCGGGGTCTTCGACTCGGTGCGCGGCGGCGAGCAGCGCATCTCGGCGGGCGATCTCTTCATCCTGTTTCCCGGCGAATGGCACCGCTACCGCCCCGACGCCGAGACCGGATGGGACGAGCACTGGGTGGAGTTCGACGGCGAACAGGCGCGTCGTATTATGAGCCACACGGGATTTACGCCGCGCAAGCCTGTGATTCAGGTCGGGGAGGACGACGAGTTGCTGCGACTGTTTCTCGAGATCGCCGAGGCGACGGAAACCCAGCCCTACGGATTTGAACACGTGATCGCCGCAAAAACCTCGCAGATCGTCGCCTGCGCTCTCGCCGACCTGCGCCGTGGTGAATTCGCCGACCGCGAAAACGAGAAACTGATCCGCCGTGCGCGCGCCTACCTGATCGAGCACATGGACACCCCCGTCGATTACCGCGAACTCGCCTGCATGCTGGGACTCAGTTACTCCGCTTTTCGCCGCCTTTTCAAGCAGTTCACGGGGCTGCCGCCCGGCCGCTACCAGCGCGCCCTGCGCATTCGCAGGGCCGGCGATATGCTGCGCCGCACACGCCTTCCCATCGGGGAGATTGCCGAGCGGCTCGGATTCGAGTCGATCTACTACTTTTCGCGCGTTTTTAAGAAAGAGACCGGACGTGCCCCCAGCGAGTGCCGCGAGTAA